One Pseudomonas entomophila genomic window carries:
- a CDS encoding RidA family protein — translation MANADIIFTPDPDADSISSDVAEYNGVLVSTQIPVHADGSLELGDITTQCECTLQALKVALERAGSSMDRVLHLTIYLTDMADRPAFNEVYQRFFSKPWPVRAAVGVASLAFEGMRVEVTAMAAKG, via the coding sequence ATGGCAAACGCAGACATCATCTTCACCCCGGACCCGGACGCCGACTCCATCTCTTCCGACGTCGCCGAATACAACGGCGTGCTGGTCAGCACCCAGATCCCTGTACACGCCGACGGCAGCCTGGAGCTGGGCGACATCACCACGCAATGCGAATGCACCCTGCAGGCGCTGAAGGTCGCCCTGGAGCGCGCCGGCAGCTCGATGGACCGGGTGCTGCACCTGACCATCTACCTGACCGACATGGCCGACCGCCCGGCGTTCAACGAGGTGTACCAGCGGTTCTTCAGCAAGCCATGGCCGGTGCGTGCGGCGGTCGGTGTCGCCTCGCTGGCCTTTGAAGGCATGCGTGTGGAAGTGACGGCGATGGCGGCCAAGGGCTGA
- a CDS encoding dihydrodipicolinate synthase family protein, with the protein MTTRFHGIIGYTITPFSQDGEQLDLPALGQSIDRLIAGDVQAIAPLGSTGEGAYLSDSEWQQVAQYSLERIAGRVPSIVSVSDLTTAGAIRRARFAQQHGADAVMVLPSAYWKLSEAEIVQHYRAIGAAIDLPIMLYNNPATSGTDMPVELILRIVREVDNVTMVKESTGDIQRMHKLQVLGEGQVPFYNGCNPLALEAFVAGATGWCTAAANLIPALNQRLYQAVLAGDLEQARALFYRQLPLLDFILKGGLPATIKAGLALTGLPVGEPRRPVFGLDEAGKTKLLALLDGLNITR; encoded by the coding sequence ATGACCACTCGATTCCACGGCATCATCGGCTACACCATCACCCCGTTCAGCCAGGACGGCGAGCAGCTCGACCTGCCCGCCCTGGGCCAGTCCATCGACCGCCTGATCGCAGGCGACGTGCAGGCCATCGCGCCCTTGGGCAGCACCGGCGAAGGCGCCTACCTGAGCGACAGCGAATGGCAGCAGGTCGCCCAGTACAGCCTCGAACGCATCGCCGGGCGCGTGCCCAGCATCGTCAGCGTCTCCGACCTGACGACGGCCGGCGCCATCCGCCGCGCGCGCTTCGCCCAGCAGCACGGCGCCGATGCGGTGATGGTGCTGCCGTCGGCGTACTGGAAGCTCAGCGAAGCCGAGATCGTGCAGCACTACCGGGCCATCGGCGCGGCCATCGACCTGCCGATCATGCTCTACAACAACCCCGCCACCAGCGGTACCGACATGCCCGTGGAACTGATCCTGCGCATCGTGCGCGAGGTGGACAACGTGACCATGGTCAAGGAGAGCACCGGCGACATCCAGCGCATGCACAAGCTGCAGGTGCTCGGCGAGGGGCAGGTGCCGTTCTACAACGGCTGCAACCCGCTGGCGCTGGAGGCCTTCGTCGCGGGTGCCACGGGGTGGTGCACGGCGGCGGCCAACCTGATTCCCGCGCTCAACCAGCGGCTGTACCAGGCGGTGCTGGCCGGTGATCTGGAGCAGGCCAGGGCGTTGTTCTACCGTCAGCTGCCACTGCTGGACTTCATCCTCAAGGGCGGCTTGCCGGCCACCATCAAGGCCGGCCTGGCATTGACCGGGTTGCCGGTCGGCGAGCCTCGGCGGCCGGTGTTCGGGTTGGATGAAGCAGGCAAAACGAAGCTGCTGGCCCTGCTCGATGGGTTGAACATCACGCGCTGA
- a CDS encoding DUF1624 domain-containing protein, which yields MTSAPPSPLSQRLQSIDALRGLVILFMLLDHVRETFYLHRQVSDPMTIDATDPGLFASRTLAHLCAPVFVLLTGLSAWLYGEKHQGRGDVATFLFKRGLFLVVLEFTLVNFAWTFQLPPSVIYLQVIWAIGLSMIALSLLVWLPRPALVLVGMAIIGGHNLLDGLHFDATSALHVPWAILHDRGWLAVGEHLRLRTSYPVLPWIGVIALGYGLGPWFARGSSVTQRQRHLLMAGAGALLGFVTLRVLNGYGEAPWSVYPSTTQTLMSVFNITKYPPSLLFLALTLGFGLLLLRGFERAGSARWIGVLAVFGAAPMFFYLLHLYVLKLLYLAGVALFGLNQGAYFGFDGIGAVWLVAVLLALALYLPVHGFARLKARRRDIAWLKYF from the coding sequence ATGACTAGCGCCCCACCTTCCCCCCTCTCCCAGCGCCTGCAGAGCATCGATGCCCTGCGCGGCCTGGTGATCCTGTTCATGCTGCTGGACCACGTGCGGGAAACCTTCTACCTGCACCGCCAGGTCAGCGACCCGATGACCATCGATGCCACCGACCCCGGTTTGTTCGCCAGCCGTACCCTGGCGCATCTGTGCGCGCCAGTGTTCGTGCTGCTCACCGGGTTGTCCGCCTGGCTCTACGGGGAAAAGCACCAGGGACGTGGCGATGTCGCCACCTTCCTGTTCAAGCGCGGGTTGTTCCTGGTGGTGCTGGAGTTCACCCTGGTCAACTTCGCCTGGACCTTCCAGCTGCCGCCGAGCGTGATCTACCTGCAGGTGATCTGGGCCATCGGCCTCAGCATGATTGCCCTGTCGCTGCTGGTGTGGCTGCCACGGCCAGCGCTGGTGCTGGTTGGCATGGCGATCATCGGCGGGCACAACCTGCTCGATGGCCTGCACTTCGACGCAACATCGGCGCTGCATGTGCCGTGGGCGATCCTGCATGACCGTGGCTGGCTGGCGGTTGGCGAGCATTTGCGCCTGCGCACTTCCTACCCGGTGCTGCCCTGGATCGGGGTGATCGCCCTGGGCTACGGCCTGGGTCCGTGGTTCGCCCGCGGCAGCAGCGTCACCCAGCGTCAACGACACTTGCTTATGGCCGGTGCCGGCGCCCTGCTCGGCTTTGTCACGCTGCGTGTGCTCAATGGCTATGGCGAAGCACCTTGGAGCGTGTACCCAAGCACCACCCAGACCCTGATGAGTGTCTTCAACATCACCAAGTATCCACCGTCGCTGTTGTTCCTGGCCTTGACCCTGGGCTTCGGCCTGCTGTTGCTGCGCGGCTTTGAACGCGCCGGCAGCGCGCGCTGGATCGGCGTGCTGGCCGTGTTCGGCGCCGCGCCGATGTTCTTCTACCTGCTGCACCTGTACGTGTTGAAGCTGCTGTACCTCGCAGGCGTCGCCCTGTTCGGCCTGAACCAGGGGGCTTACTTCGGCTTCGACGGCATCGGCGCGGTGTGGCTGGTCGCGGTGCTGCTGGCGCTTGCGCTCTACCTGCCGGTGCATGGGTTCGCGCGTCTCAAGGCACGCCGCCGCGATATCGCCTGGCTCAAGTACTTCTGA
- a CDS encoding DUF2790 domain-containing protein — protein MKRSIALLALTATLASFGAFAATDSQAEAARYEYGMPLDIAKVIAITPASNAEDCQVGTAHMVYVDHQGQTREIDYRQMGNCSQL, from the coding sequence ATGAAACGTTCGATCGCACTGCTCGCCCTGACCGCCACCCTCGCCTCGTTCGGCGCCTTCGCCGCTACCGACAGCCAGGCCGAGGCCGCCCGTTACGAATACGGCATGCCGCTGGACATTGCCAAGGTCATCGCCATCACACCGGCCAGCAACGCCGAGGACTGCCAGGTGGGGACCGCGCACATGGTCTACGTCGACCACCAAGGCCAGACCCGCGAAATCGACTATCGCCAGATGGGCAACTGCTCGCAGCTGTAA
- a CDS encoding OprD family porin → MPLRRFALALPMLGLSPLALADSAQSQAKGLLEDSTWSLLNRSVFDQRDYRHGGRNNAARNAYKPRIERNGKAEEWAYGLMGSFSSGFTQGLLGVGFDGHAYQGVQLDSGGGRAGKVRLLGVDNQGHPKDAYSRGGGAVKLRMSNTVLAYGEQRVKTPVFSSSDSRLLPETATGWLLTSNEVDRLKLVAGHFNESTDRNASSHDQGFVVNYSNGRQGSTFDLAGAVWSPTNSVSASLFTSRYEDTWRQHYLGGTLSHAIDDRRSVSLELNLYRTTDTGKAFSGSIDNTTWSLVSRYAQGPHTFSLGWQQVDGNTPFDYVTRGAIFLGNAVQLSDFNAPNEQSWQTRYDLNMGAYGVPGLSLTALYARGFGIDGSHVERNGGYAYLGYGEGGKHWERDLEARYVVQGGTAKGLAISLRHNVHRGNAAQAELDADQVRLAVEYPLVGIW, encoded by the coding sequence ATGCCGCTGCGCCGCTTCGCCCTTGCCCTGCCCATGCTCGGCCTCAGCCCCCTGGCCCTGGCCGACTCCGCCCAGTCGCAGGCCAAGGGGCTGCTCGAGGACAGCACCTGGAGCCTGCTCAACCGCAGCGTCTTCGACCAACGCGACTACCGCCATGGTGGACGCAACAATGCCGCGCGCAACGCCTACAAGCCGCGTATTGAACGCAACGGCAAGGCCGAGGAATGGGCCTATGGCTTGATGGGCTCATTCAGTTCCGGCTTCACCCAAGGCTTGCTCGGCGTCGGGTTCGACGGCCACGCCTACCAAGGCGTGCAGCTCGACAGCGGCGGTGGTCGCGCGGGCAAGGTGCGCCTGCTCGGGGTCGACAACCAGGGCCATCCCAAGGACGCGTACAGCCGTGGTGGCGGCGCGGTGAAACTGAGGATGTCGAACACAGTGCTGGCCTATGGCGAACAGCGCGTGAAAACGCCGGTGTTCAGTTCCTCCGACAGCCGTCTGTTGCCCGAGACCGCCACCGGCTGGTTGCTCACCAGCAACGAGGTCGACCGGCTCAAGCTGGTTGCCGGGCACTTCAACGAAAGCACCGACCGCAATGCCTCGAGCCACGACCAGGGCTTCGTGGTCAATTACTCCAATGGCCGCCAGGGCAGTACGTTCGACCTTGCCGGGGCGGTATGGAGCCCGACCAACAGCGTCAGCGCCAGCCTCTTCACCTCACGCTACGAGGACACCTGGCGCCAGCATTACCTGGGCGGCACGTTGAGCCACGCCATCGACGATCGGCGCAGTGTCAGCCTCGAGCTGAACCTGTATCGCACCACCGACACCGGCAAGGCGTTTTCAGGCAGCATCGACAACACCACCTGGAGCCTGGTGTCCCGCTATGCCCAGGGGCCGCACACGTTCAGCCTGGGTTGGCAGCAGGTGGACGGCAACACGCCATTCGACTACGTCACCCGCGGGGCGATCTTCCTTGGCAACGCGGTGCAGCTGTCTGACTTCAATGCGCCCAACGAGCAGTCATGGCAGACGCGCTACGACCTGAACATGGGCGCCTATGGCGTGCCTGGGCTGAGTCTGACGGCGCTGTATGCGCGCGGGTTCGGCATCGATGGCAGCCATGTCGAGCGCAACGGTGGGTATGCCTACCTGGGTTATGGCGAGGGTGGCAAGCATTGGGAGCGGGACCTGGAGGCACGCTATGTGGTGCAGGGAGGCACAGCCAAGGGGCTGGCGATTTCACTGAGGCATAACGTACACCGTGGGAATGCGGCCCAGGCGGAGCTGGATGCGGACCAGGTAAGGCTGGCGGTGGAGTATCCGCTGGTCGGCATCTGGTAG
- a CDS encoding helix-turn-helix transcriptional regulator: MIEVSRFWRDPALPFVEARRVGDGRQVCYAAHSHESFSIGVITGGRSTYLTGNARHEVAAGTTVLMNPGVVHTCNPIQGEPWSYLMLFVDMPWLQARGFVPPEATLSTSPGLYGHLLQVFAELFEDRQAGSKEARLAAFFDVLPRYLEARAGTRSVQHPRLDMAAAFMRAHRLDPLTLEDICAAAGLSQAYLTRAFAKRFGLTPHGYLLDLRVQHARAQLRLGRPIAEVALEAGFADQAHLQRVFKRHLAATPGHYRAGAG, from the coding sequence ATGATCGAGGTCTCGCGGTTCTGGCGTGATCCGGCATTGCCCTTCGTCGAGGCTCGGCGCGTGGGGGATGGGCGCCAGGTATGCTACGCCGCGCATTCCCACGAGAGCTTTTCCATCGGCGTGATCACCGGGGGGCGCAGCACCTACCTGACCGGCAACGCCCGGCACGAAGTCGCGGCGGGCACCACGGTGCTGATGAACCCAGGCGTGGTGCACACCTGCAACCCGATCCAGGGGGAGCCCTGGTCCTACCTGATGCTGTTCGTCGACATGCCGTGGCTACAGGCGCGGGGCTTCGTGCCGCCGGAGGCGACGCTGAGCACCTCGCCGGGTTTGTACGGGCATCTGCTGCAGGTGTTCGCCGAGTTGTTCGAAGACCGGCAGGCCGGCAGCAAGGAAGCACGGCTGGCCGCATTTTTCGACGTGTTGCCGCGCTATCTGGAGGCGAGGGCCGGCACGCGCTCAGTGCAGCACCCACGGCTGGACATGGCGGCAGCGTTCATGCGCGCTCACCGTCTTGACCCGTTGACCCTGGAGGATATCTGCGCCGCTGCCGGGTTGTCCCAGGCCTACCTGACGCGGGCTTTTGCCAAGCGCTTCGGGTTGACACCCCATGGTTACCTGCTGGACCTGCGTGTGCAGCATGCCCGTGCCCAGCTGCGCCTGGGCCGGCCGATCGCCGAGGTGGCGCTGGAGGCCGGGTTTGCCGACCAGGCGCATCTGCAGCGGGTGTTCAAGCGTCATCTGGCGGCAACGCCGGGGCACTACCGGGCGGGCGCTGGCTGA
- a CDS encoding DUF4225 domain-containing protein, which translates to MSQREEYGERLDEAYWEVNAAASRLISYGCGVSAKHLSDRRSRMQFNRELAYYARRVMDDVYERRISPEQGLEQIQAEKKSLYSQASRIFTQLGGMAGGASQLATGLGSCIGSLGSTCAIHGAPLIMHGGNNFYENARGLYEGRTDVVGPVRELYQDAAKSLGYSERDGNLAYYTADLFLSGRALWRKVPRRDAWRLYRYMDADKERKLRQLGMGWLAFEFFTSGLTINQWMDEYRE; encoded by the coding sequence ATGAGCCAGCGCGAAGAATACGGTGAGCGGCTGGATGAGGCGTACTGGGAGGTGAATGCAGCGGCGTCTCGGTTGATCAGTTATGGCTGTGGGGTCAGTGCCAAACACCTGAGCGATCGGCGGTCGCGGATGCAGTTCAATCGGGAACTGGCTTATTACGCGCGGCGGGTGATGGATGATGTTTATGAGCGACGTATCAGCCCAGAGCAAGGGCTTGAGCAGATTCAGGCCGAGAAAAAGAGTCTCTATTCGCAAGCGTCGCGGATATTTACCCAGTTGGGAGGTATGGCTGGCGGTGCCTCGCAACTGGCTACTGGGTTAGGGAGCTGCATAGGCAGTCTTGGTTCCACATGCGCGATTCACGGGGCGCCGTTGATCATGCATGGAGGTAATAACTTCTACGAGAATGCCCGGGGTCTCTACGAAGGTCGAACCGATGTGGTCGGACCTGTGAGGGAACTCTATCAGGATGCAGCTAAGAGCCTGGGGTATAGCGAGCGGGATGGAAATCTTGCGTACTACACGGCGGATCTCTTTCTGTCGGGGCGGGCGTTGTGGCGAAAGGTTCCAAGGCGAGATGCATGGCGGCTATATCGATATATGGATGCTGACAAAGAGCGAAAATTAAGACAGCTAGGCATGGGATGGCTTGCATTCGAGTTCTTCACATCCGGTCTGACAATTAATCAATGGATGGATGAGTACAGAGAATGA
- a CDS encoding LysR family transcriptional regulator, which produces MDMLHAMRTFARVVECGSFAAAANALDISSAQVSRIVAELENQLQTRLLHRTTRRLRMSEAGERFLERSRQIMLLTEEAMDEARGAHLTPRGHLRFHCTHGLGLLMMPLVARYNAANPEVVMELTLSQRNPDPLAEGHDVVITIGQGLPDSQLIAIPLGSIHSILCASPDYLARHGVPQHPEDLHEHVCLRTVDPLFEEDWSFEQASEKCVIVPQDTFLTNVADAMLKATELGMGVGLLPYYSASQAMEEGRLCRLLAPHRLRQREIYAIYPSRHYLDAKVRTWLDFLKEQLPVLFQEHQRVADEPRYWR; this is translated from the coding sequence ATGGATATGCTGCATGCGATGCGCACCTTCGCCCGGGTAGTGGAATGCGGCAGTTTCGCTGCGGCGGCCAATGCGCTGGACATCTCGTCGGCCCAGGTGTCGCGGATCGTCGCGGAGCTCGAAAACCAGCTGCAGACCCGCCTGCTGCACCGCACCACCCGCAGGCTGCGCATGAGCGAGGCGGGCGAACGCTTCCTCGAGCGCTCGCGGCAGATCATGCTGCTCACCGAAGAGGCCATGGACGAGGCGCGCGGTGCCCATCTCACGCCGCGCGGCCATTTGCGCTTTCACTGCACCCATGGCCTGGGGTTGCTGATGATGCCGCTGGTGGCCCGCTACAACGCCGCCAACCCTGAGGTGGTGATGGAGTTGACGCTCTCGCAACGCAACCCCGACCCGTTGGCCGAAGGCCACGACGTGGTGATCACCATCGGCCAGGGGCTGCCGGACTCGCAACTGATCGCCATTCCCTTGGGCAGCATCCACAGCATCCTCTGCGCTTCGCCCGACTATCTGGCCCGCCACGGCGTGCCCCAGCACCCGGAAGACCTGCACGAGCATGTCTGCCTGCGCACGGTCGACCCGTTGTTCGAGGAGGACTGGTCGTTCGAGCAGGCGTCGGAGAAGTGTGTGATCGTGCCGCAGGACACGTTCCTCACCAATGTCGCCGACGCGATGCTCAAGGCCACCGAGCTGGGCATGGGGGTGGGGCTGCTGCCCTACTATTCGGCCAGCCAGGCGATGGAGGAGGGGCGCCTGTGCCGTTTGCTGGCGCCTCACCGGCTGCGCCAACGCGAGATCTATGCGATCTACCCGTCGCGGCACTACCTGGACGCCAAGGTGCGCACCTGGCTGGACTTTCTCAAGGAGCAGTTGCCAGTGCTGTTCCAGGAGCACCAGCGGGTGGCGGACGAGCCGCGCTATTGGCGATAG
- a CDS encoding aldolase, translating into MANTLTLSKDQLVQKALKQMQGSLADNTWTVREKLALTCRILFEHGHDSGLAGQISARGPQPGTFYTQQLGLGFDEISASNLLLVNEDLEVLEGEGMPNPANRFHSWVYRARPDVNCIIHTHPTHVAALSMLEVPLVVSHMDLCPLYEDCAFLEAWPGVPVGNEEGEIISNALGDKRAILLSHHGQLSTGTSIEQACVYAQLIERAARLQLLAMAAGTVKPIDPALGRDAHDWIDRPKRHGAAFNYFARQCLRQHADCLA; encoded by the coding sequence ATGGCCAATACCCTGACACTCAGCAAAGACCAGCTGGTGCAAAAAGCACTGAAACAGATGCAAGGCTCGCTTGCGGATAATACGTGGACCGTGCGCGAAAAGCTGGCCCTGACCTGCCGAATTCTCTTCGAACATGGCCACGACTCGGGCCTGGCCGGGCAGATCAGCGCCCGCGGCCCGCAACCGGGCACCTTCTACACCCAGCAACTGGGCCTGGGTTTCGACGAGATCAGCGCCAGCAACCTGCTGCTGGTCAACGAAGACCTCGAGGTGCTCGAAGGCGAAGGCATGCCCAACCCGGCCAACCGCTTCCATAGCTGGGTGTACCGCGCCCGCCCGGACGTCAACTGCATCATCCACACCCACCCCACCCACGTCGCCGCGTTGTCGATGCTCGAAGTCCCCCTGGTGGTCTCGCACATGGACCTGTGCCCGCTGTACGAAGACTGCGCGTTCCTCGAAGCCTGGCCCGGCGTGCCGGTGGGCAACGAGGAAGGCGAGATCATCAGCAACGCCCTGGGCGACAAGCGCGCGATCCTGCTGTCGCACCACGGCCAGCTGTCCACCGGCACCAGCATCGAGCAGGCCTGCGTCTATGCCCAACTGATCGAGCGCGCTGCGCGTTTGCAATTGCTGGCGATGGCCGCCGGAACCGTCAAACCGATCGACCCGGCGCTGGGCCGTGACGCCCATGACTGGATCGACCGGCCCAAGCGCCACGGCGCGGCCTTCAACTACTTCGCCCGGCAGTGCCTGCGCCAGCACGCCGACTGCCTTGCCTGA
- a CDS encoding tRNA (adenine(22)-N(1))-methyltransferase: MNEHTLSMRLERVAAHVPAGARLADIGSDHGYLPVALMRRGAIAAAVAGEVALTPFLSAQRTVRENGLEDRITVRQANGLAAIEPGDGITAVSICGMGGETIRDILEAGKQHLHGQERLVLQPNGGEQLLRQWLADNGYRILGEEVLRENRFDYEIIVAERGDAPSYSAEQLYFGPLLMQERSPAFLFKWQRMLRQKQQTLANFTRARQAVPQDKFDAIGRQARWISELLA, encoded by the coding sequence TTGAACGAACACACCTTGTCCATGCGCCTGGAGCGCGTGGCCGCGCATGTGCCCGCGGGGGCGCGACTGGCCGATATCGGCTCCGACCATGGCTACCTGCCAGTGGCGTTGATGCGCCGTGGCGCGATTGCCGCTGCGGTGGCCGGCGAAGTGGCGCTGACCCCGTTTCTCTCGGCGCAACGCACCGTGCGCGAGAATGGGCTCGAAGACCGCATCACCGTGCGCCAGGCAAACGGCCTGGCCGCCATCGAGCCGGGTGACGGCATCACCGCCGTCAGCATCTGCGGCATGGGTGGCGAGACCATTCGCGACATCCTCGAAGCTGGCAAGCAGCACCTGCATGGCCAGGAACGGCTGGTGCTGCAGCCCAACGGCGGCGAGCAGTTGCTGCGCCAGTGGCTGGCGGACAACGGCTATCGCATCCTCGGCGAGGAAGTGCTGCGGGAGAATCGCTTCGACTACGAGATCATCGTCGCTGAACGCGGTGATGCGCCGTCCTACAGCGCTGAGCAGTTGTATTTCGGGCCACTGTTGATGCAAGAGCGCAGCCCGGCGTTCCTGTTCAAGTGGCAGCGCATGCTGCGTCAGAAGCAGCAGACCCTGGCCAACTTCACCCGTGCCCGCCAGGCGGTGCCGCAGGACAAGTTTGATGCTATCGGCCGCCAGGCCCGCTGGATCAGCGAGCTGCTGGCCTGA
- a CDS encoding MFS transporter encodes MNTIKTCAVPSAHSPDATHARITWRLMPLLLVCYLFAHLDRINIGFAKMQMSADLGFSDTVYGLGAGLFFIAYALFGVPSNLALDRVGPRRWIASLMLVWGLLSTGMMWVQDAAGFYALRFLLGVAEAGFFPGILVVLNRWYPARRRAQVTALFAIAVPLAGVVGGPLSGGILQAFHDQAGLRGWQWMFLIEGLPVVLLGLVVLKTLPDSFEQVDWLSTEQKQTLRAEIDREERHKPIASLAGLFTDRHLWLLVAVYFAVMLAVNTLAFWMPSLIHGAGIGSDGQVGLLSAVPYLAGCLFMLACGRSSDHRRERRWHLCLPLLMAAAGIALAGLAPGNAALVMSGLVLAGMGASAALPMFWQLPPAFLSGGAQAAGIAMISSFGSIASFLAPYLIGWMRDATQSPGLALQVLAVAIVLGGVMVLRVPAEVVNPR; translated from the coding sequence ATGAACACGATAAAAACCTGCGCCGTACCGTCCGCGCACTCACCGGACGCCACCCACGCCCGCATCACCTGGCGGCTGATGCCGTTGCTGCTGGTGTGCTACCTGTTCGCCCACCTCGACCGCATCAACATCGGCTTCGCCAAGATGCAGATGAGCGCCGACCTGGGTTTTTCCGACACGGTCTACGGCCTTGGCGCCGGCCTGTTCTTCATCGCCTACGCGCTGTTCGGCGTGCCCAGCAACCTGGCCCTGGACCGGGTAGGGCCACGCCGCTGGATCGCCAGCCTGATGCTGGTCTGGGGCCTGCTGTCCACGGGCATGATGTGGGTGCAGGACGCCGCCGGCTTCTATGCCCTGCGGTTCTTGCTCGGGGTGGCCGAAGCGGGGTTCTTCCCCGGCATCCTTGTGGTGCTCAACCGCTGGTACCCTGCGCGGCGGCGGGCCCAGGTCACTGCGCTGTTCGCCATCGCCGTGCCCCTGGCCGGAGTGGTCGGCGGGCCGTTGTCCGGCGGCATCCTCCAAGCGTTCCACGATCAGGCCGGGTTGCGCGGCTGGCAGTGGATGTTCCTGATCGAGGGCCTGCCCGTCGTGCTGCTGGGGCTGGTGGTGCTCAAGACGCTGCCAGACAGTTTCGAGCAGGTCGACTGGTTGAGCACAGAGCAAAAGCAAACGCTGCGCGCAGAGATCGACCGAGAGGAACGGCACAAACCCATCGCTTCGCTCGCAGGGCTCTTCACCGACCGACACCTGTGGTTGCTGGTGGCGGTCTACTTCGCCGTGATGCTGGCAGTGAACACCTTGGCATTCTGGATGCCGAGCCTGATCCATGGGGCCGGGATCGGCAGCGACGGCCAGGTCGGCCTGCTCAGCGCCGTGCCTTACCTGGCCGGTTGCCTGTTCATGCTCGCCTGCGGACGCTCGTCGGACCATCGCCGCGAGCGGCGCTGGCACCTGTGCCTGCCGTTGCTGATGGCGGCCGCAGGTATCGCCCTGGCAGGCTTGGCGCCAGGCAATGCCGCGCTGGTGATGAGTGGGCTGGTGCTGGCGGGCATGGGCGCCAGCGCCGCGTTGCCGATGTTCTGGCAGTTGCCCCCGGCGTTCCTGTCCGGGGGCGCCCAGGCGGCGGGCATCGCGATGATCAGTTCGTTCGGCAGTATCGCCTCGTTCCTGGCGCCTTACCTGATCGGCTGGATGCGCGATGCCACGCAGAGCCCGGGGCTGGCGCTGCAGGTGCTGGCGGTGGCCATCGTGCTGGGAGGCGTGATGGTGCTGAGGGTGCCAGCGGAGGTGGTCAACCCGCGTTGA
- a CDS encoding Hcp family type VI secretion system effector, which yields MAFNGYMSIKGNRQGLISARCNTQPSIGNKCQLMHQDEITVLSFNHAIATPDTNQRAVHQPVVITKHIDKATPLLAQAVDSREVVDCDIQLYRIHPAGHREKYFSVRLEGAVVVSQELDVPHATLLTDQDAEERLLISYRAISWIHHAAGTTGYATWGEEL from the coding sequence ATGGCGTTCAACGGCTACATGAGTATCAAAGGCAATCGACAGGGGTTGATTTCGGCGAGGTGCAATACCCAGCCATCCATTGGCAACAAATGCCAACTCATGCACCAGGACGAAATAACGGTGCTGTCCTTCAATCACGCTATTGCCACCCCTGATACCAACCAACGTGCTGTGCATCAGCCCGTGGTGATCACCAAGCACATCGACAAGGCCACACCCTTGCTGGCCCAGGCCGTGGACAGCCGGGAAGTGGTCGACTGCGATATCCAGCTGTACCGCATTCATCCGGCGGGCCATCGGGAAAAGTACTTCTCCGTAAGGTTGGAGGGCGCGGTGGTGGTCAGCCAGGAGCTGGACGTGCCCCACGCGACGCTCTTGACCGACCAGGACGCCGAGGAGCGGCTGCTTATCAGCTATCGGGCCATCAGCTGGATTCATCACGCTGCCGGTACCACCGGGTACGCCACCTGGGGGGAAGAGCTATGA
- a CDS encoding helix-turn-helix domain-containing protein produces the protein MSIRLKLLRKKLGITLEVLAEKSGMTKSYLSKVERGLNTPSIAAALKLARALNVNVEELFDGEHTGQARYSLVRRGERQALVGSGEGPGYAVLTSQVGQRSLLPFLIQPPTTFSDPTFKAHEGEEFLFVHAGQVEVDFMSERVLLEAGDALHFNAQTPHRLRSVGEHQAQLLVVVQGGEG, from the coding sequence ATGTCCATTCGACTGAAACTGCTGCGAAAGAAACTGGGGATCACCCTCGAGGTGCTGGCCGAGAAGTCCGGCATGACCAAGAGCTACCTGTCCAAGGTCGAGCGTGGCCTGAACACTCCTTCGATTGCCGCCGCGCTAAAGCTGGCGCGGGCGCTGAACGTCAACGTCGAGGAGCTGTTCGACGGCGAGCACACGGGCCAGGCGCGCTACAGCCTGGTGCGCCGCGGCGAGCGCCAGGCCCTGGTGGGCAGTGGTGAAGGGCCGGGGTATGCGGTGCTCACCTCGCAGGTGGGGCAGCGCAGTTTGTTGCCGTTCCTGATCCAGCCGCCGACCACGTTCAGCGACCCGACGTTCAAGGCGCACGAGGGCGAGGAGTTTTTGTTCGTTCACGCGGGGCAGGTGGAGGTGGACTTCATGAGCGAGCGGGTGCTGCTGGAGGCGGGTGATGCCTTGCACTTCAACGCCCAGACGCCCCATCGCCTGCGTTCGGTCGGCGAGCACCAGGCCCAGTTGCTGGTGGTGGTGCAGGGCGGCGAAGGGTGA